One segment of Panicum virgatum strain AP13 chromosome 3K, P.virgatum_v5, whole genome shotgun sequence DNA contains the following:
- the LOC120697138 gene encoding lachrymatory-factor synthase-like, which produces METKEAAAEQLLQKQQPEPGQEQWRGAVEAALPSTPASAAWPHIASFCALHRYLPGIDVCELAAGEDGRPGCVRYVASLQAPAAGDGGAGREVASWAREELLEIDGGARRLAYAVVGSSMGFGRYVGSMAVVEDEAGGCRLVWAFECEPVQGWSLDGLLGYLDGGVKAIAARIEEAEAAAAGAPPAGGDVDVVAAA; this is translated from the coding sequence ATGGAgacgaaggaggcggcggcggagcagctgctgcagaagcagcagccggagccggggcaggagcagtggcggggcgcggtggaggcggctctgccgtcgaccccggcctcggcggcgtggccgcaCATCGCCAGCTTCTGCGCGCTGCACCGGTACCTCCCGGGCATCGACGTGTGCGAGCTCGCGGCGGGGGAGGACGGGCGGCCCGGGTGCGTCCGCTACGTGGCCTCCCTGCAggcgcccgccgccggggaCGGGGGCGCGGGGCGGGAGGTCGCCAGCTGGGCGCGCGAGGAGCTGCTGGagatcgacggcggcgcccgccggctCGCGTACGCCGTCGTCGGCAGCAGCATGGGGTTCGGCCGCTACGTCGGCAGCATGGCCGTCGTCGAGGACGAGGCGGGGGGGTGCAGGCTGGTGTGGGCGTTCGAGTGCGAGCCCGTGCAGGGGTGGAGCCTCGACGGGCTGCTCGGCTACCTCGACGGCGGGGTCAAGGCCATCGCCGCGCGGATCGAGGaagccgaagccgccgccgccggtgctccGCCAGCTGGAGGCGACGTcgacgtcgtcgccgccgcttgA
- the LOC120701177 gene encoding uncharacterized protein LOC120701177: MIKIQETTLLQTGNCLLIGPKVFQQKDQELRRSFSECSNNTTANQLIIPGGGSGSSSSEVAETVRCACCSVPEDCTAAYIRRVRAAHCGSWVCGLCAEAVGERLRREPGAGVEAALRSHTAVCRDFNATTRLNPKLSLAGSMRDIARRSFNRRASSSATTCHDELRASKTMERAVSCQPRFFA, translated from the exons ATGATAAAGATTCAGGAGACCACGTTGTTGCAAACCGGCAATTGCCTACTTATTGGACCCAAG gtttttcagcaaaaggatcaAGAGCTGCGGCGCTCATTCTCGGAGTGCTCCAACAACACCACGGCCAACCAGCTGATCATTCCCGGCGGTGGCAGCGGAAGCTCGTCGTCGGAGGTGGCGGAGacggtgcggtgcgcgtgctGCAGCGTGCCGGAGGACTGCACGGCCGCCTACATCCGCCGTGTCCGCGCGGCGCACTGCGGAAGCTGGGTGTGCGGCCTCTGCGCGGAGGCCGTGGGCGAGCGGCTGCGGCGGGAgcccggcgccggcgtggaggcggcgctgcggtcGCACACGGCGGTGTGCAGGGACTTCAACGCGACCACCAGGCTGAACCCGAAGCTCTCCCTCGCCGGCTCCATGAGGGACATCGCGCGGAGGAGCTTCAACCGGcgggcgtcgtcgtcggcgacgacgTGCCACGACGAGCTCCGCGCCTCCAAGACGATGGAGAGGGCCGTCAGCTGCCAGCCCCGCTTCTTTGCGTGA
- the LOC120697137 gene encoding protein RALF-like 19: MARLGTASLVALAACCVLCCAASSAAAQATAADIGALRSSPSCDRALGQCAVGSDEEDEYAAELGGGEASLRRAMAQRQPTNRYISYAALRADQVPCNQRGRSYYSNCASQQPANPYRRGCSAITRCARNTN; this comes from the coding sequence ATGGCTCGACTCGGCACCGCGTCGCTCGTGGCCCTGGCGGCCTGCTGCGTGCTCTGCTGCGCggcgtcctcggcggcggcgcaggcgacggcggcggacaTCGGGGCGCTGCGGTCGTCGCCGTCGTGCGACCGGGCGCTGGGGCAGTGCGCGGTGGggagcgacgaggaggacgagtacgcggcggagctgggcggcggcgaggcgtccCTGCGGCGGGCCATGGCGCAGCGGCAGCCGACCAACCGGTACATCAGCTACGCGGCGCTGCGCGCGGACCAGGTGCCCTGCAACCAGCGCGGCCGCTCCTACTACAGCAACTGCGCGTCGCAGCAGCCCGCCAACCCCTACCGCCGGGGCTGCTCCGCCATCACCCGCTGCGCCCGCAACACCAACTGA